A genome region from Gadus chalcogrammus isolate NIFS_2021 chromosome 5, NIFS_Gcha_1.0, whole genome shotgun sequence includes the following:
- the LOC130382555 gene encoding cdc42 effector protein 3-like: MPLRTTFRKQYSGRWRLNSKHREVLSVNMISLPLADFRHVSHIGNNAHTDSFGDLSFLKKGHSLLLKSSQSEQNLFLACSPPPKPPRLNLDEEAPGNPGWDGARHAPQKRKKCSSLPLLDTEEMEEEMDGMMEYQHRASNLRHSPSQGSLSSERDRDSSATCSEDVASQPKEEDSSLSFSLDLGPSILDDVLRVMENLHH, from the coding sequence ATGCCACTAAGGACCACTTTTCGGAAGCAGTATTCAGGGAGATGGAGATTGAACTCAAAGCACCGGGAGGTGTTGTCCGTCAACATGATCAGCCTACCCTTGGCCGATTTCCGGCACGTCTCCCACATTGGAAACAACGCCCACACGGACAGCTTTGGGGACCTTTCCTTCTTAAAAAAGGGCCACAGCCTCCTCTTAAAAAGCTCTCAAAGTGAGCAGAACCTCTTTCTGGCCTGCTCGCCGCCCCCCAAGCCCCCTCGCCTCAACCTGGACGAGGAGGCCCCTGGGAACCCGGGGTGGGACGGGGCACGCCATGCCCCCCAGAAGAGGAAGAAGTGCAGCTCTCTGCCCCTGCTGGACAccgaggagatggaggaggagatggacggCATGATGGAGTACCAGCACAGGGCCTCCAACCTGAGGCACAGTCCCAGCCAAGGCAGCCTGAGCTCAGAGCGCGACAGGGACTCCAGCGCCACCTGTTCGGAGGATGTGGCCAGTCAGCCGAAGGAGGAGGATAGCAGCCTCTCCTTCAGCCTGGATCTTGGTCCTTCTATCCTTGATGATGTTCTCCGGGTGATGGAGAATCTGCACCATTGA